The Cicer arietinum cultivar CDC Frontier isolate Library 1 chromosome 1, Cicar.CDCFrontier_v2.0, whole genome shotgun sequence genome contains the following window.
tgaaaaatttcattaaacatcatttaaaattttatttcggtttatataattatagtcttgataataatttattatgttccgtcatcttcacatcaacttcctcaacctcaaccagatcaaACTGCATATtgaccaactatgccaacagctTGCTTGATGAGACGAGATTTAAATCAACTTCAACCAGTTATGGCTCCTccttcgactagtggtggtgtaattgaagatgaaatccaatttcaaaccatgatgtctcctccaacacaaattaataatacttttgagggacttctgtCGTTGGGTAACATTCCAACAAATAATGATGGTGGAAGTGGagctgatcagaggaattaATATGagaattgatgtatttgaataatttcataattttatttttggtttgtatgaacacATTTATCTTGTcctagttaattattgtgtatttaatttttggtttgtaagacatgatttattaattttggaatattttatttggtttggtagtaattactttaattaatataatattatattttttatatataatagttattttaatttttaaattcaatttttatttcaatttaatttaaattaatctttaattataattataatttaaatattatattttaaatttaatttaaaggataattaaattgaatattatatttttaattaaaatttttaatttatattgatattagtttattatatataacatattaaatttaaatttaatttaaatttaaattatattataatattgtaattttaatttaaattttacatttatattcatattaatttattatatataatattattttgtagtattaattttgaatttaataaaataattttttgataaagttaatattttgtggtggtctaagccctcacaaaatatttattttttaatttggaacatcatttgtggcggcctaaaccctcacaaaaagAAGCATTTGTGGCGGTCTGGGCCTCCACAAaagcttaattttaaaaatcaactttaacctttgtggcggtctaagccctcacaaaatgagACATTTATGGTggcctatgccctcacaaaagcAGGCGTTTGTGACGGCTTTTGCCATCACAAAAGACAACGAATTTTTCACACTTTGTggccgttttggccgccacaaaggtttgtgactaccttatttgtggctgcctaaggccgccacaaatgcgtACTTTGTGGCTGTTTTTCctcctttgtgagggtttttgaCCCTCACAAAAACCATGTATTCTTGTTGTGACTTTAGTTAGAAGATTTGATGCACATATTCACAATTCTCCACATTGACTCAATATCAGAATAACTCAATCATTGTCCTTACTACCATTGTACTAGTCTTAAGCTTTACATAAAATAATCTATTTGAGGCAGATCTTTCACACATGCGATTGGAATAAAGTTAATTGCTAAAGGTTCTCCTTGTGATCATGTTAGGGAAGACACAATTTTTAGTGATAAGAATGGTGCAATTTTGGTTGTTTTACTATTTACTATAGAATTCAAGacaatttatttgttaagtttGTCTATTGTTGTGGTTGCCCATTAGATTGCATCTCACAAAAGTTGGCAAAATCTTTAATTATGTAACTCATCTTACTTTGGTTGTTTCTAATTTCTCTTATCCAATTAACTTTTGGCATCTTAGAACTAATAATTGTTTTTGTACTAATACTCGCTCATATTTATAGATAAGAAAATTCCTATGTTAgaatttacttttatatattattagaccatttttttatgataagtttgatttgattgtcttttattttgatttgtgtatttgattttatggGAAGAATAACTAAAagtaatttcaaataaataaaatttattttagtatgTTTGGATGAAGttgattgaaattgattttatctttaaaatgaattataatttataatggtATGGATTTAAGAGATCCCTACTTAAATATATTAGAGATTAACCATCAAGTAAGTTCGTTTTAAATGGAGCAAACAGTCCAAACAAGGTGAAGACTTGAAGTGCTGACGTCAGCATAAAGGGATGATGTAGTGCAGAGACTACCCCCAACGTCATCTTTGGAAGTGCAGAGACTACCCATCTTTTgtattctctttctttttatgattaatattgaGACTTGCTGCAGATGATTGTTGGTACCAATTTTATTGGGATCTCAATAATAACTTTAATGTTTTGCCCACCTTTTacttaattaacaaaaatagtcATAAAGTGTAACTAGggtaatttcataattttacattatttttaaacataaatGACAATGAAAAACCAATAACACACAAattcaataataacaaaataacatACTAATATTTTGAAACACTAGTACAATTGTAAACTTATCCTAtgaacatttaaaataataaactaaaaactCAAATGCCAACTATCACCGTCACTAATAGAGCACGCGTAGCAATTATCTACCAAAATTGGCTTTAATTGCAATccaacaaaatcaatttaaaaatactatACTAAGAATTAATAGCACTATAAGACTCAAGAAAATCAATTTCTCACTCTAACTGAACATCATATAACTCTTCATCCAAAAATCGTGTAGAAACATTAAAAATCTAAACCAACGTGATAATATTGAGCATATGTTTCATGACATAATACCCACCCTCAATCATTTAGCCTTCATTCTGACACCACTAGAAAAAAGATATGCCTCCATAGCTCTATACAAAagtatattcataaaaaaagtaACTTCAACAATTTAGTTTTATAATGTATATATCACAAAACCATAACATAAACTATAAACTTATCTTGTAACAACTTCTTTCATTTGTGAGTTAATCTTTTTGTGTaataaataaaggaagactacaatatttttcttaagacaaattattatcaattatttcTTCATGCAATAATGAAAGAACATTTATTAGGGAGAATTACATCAATACTAATAATAAGAGAAACACAAATTATACTTATTCACGTAGATACGATAGTAAATAACACTTTTTTATTATCGAAACTTATTATGAATACAGAtatgtataatatttaaatgattcTTTAAATTACGTTGTAAGTTATATAGATCCAAAAAtccatataaattaaaattatttattcttatATAGAGACGATGCATGCACTTAAATcattaaataaacattaaagataatattaataaggctaaattacatttgtggtcctttaacttaactTCAGGTAaagttttagtcctttatcttttttttttcccgacttggtcctttattttaattttaagtgacaatttgatattttatgttttaaaatttcaacaatgatatccttttttatacaaaaattcaaaaaaaaaaaaattcaatcaaaactcattaaaattaattatattcttcaatataatacaaatttcatcaaattcgtaacgcaaatcttcaaataaactcatattttcatactttatttgatatttttaggaataaaggaccaagtcggaaaaaaaaaaagataaaggactaaaacgttacctgaaattaagttaaaggaccacaaatgtaatttagcctattaatAACAATATTACATCAAACAAACTAATAAATCAAATGATGACAGCGCGCTAATAAATACTACTCAATTTCCTATTTGATGTGCGTAAAATAATAGGTTATTCTATCTATAACCCTTCAAATAACTAGTATAAgcataacttttatttttcctACTTGACCATCATACAAacccttaaaaaaaattcaacactaTAACTTtccgaagaaaaaaaaaagaaaaggttgGAAACCATGGAGTCCCTAGGAGAGTAATGGAGCCagggtcatttttgtttttaaatagtTGTGGATTCTAACTTGTTGGTTACAATCTATAGACAAATAGTCAAGAGGCGCTTCCAAAGGTCAAGATAGGCCTAATGACTAATCAATAAGTTAAGTCCACTTATCCATTGGCCACTCTAAATGTTTTGGTGTACCATAGGTGTATATATcttgagaaaaaataataataataaattaatgatgtgatagaaagaaataaatataaaaaaaataaaatattaaataacgGTAAAAAAGTTTGAGGTATACACATATTATTGTTAGCCAATTAACCTACCAAAAGACACTATGAGTAGTAgtagttttttctttataaaaaaaatagaatttgtcATTGTAGTTAGtaactctttttcttttaactatttcttatatataatgttattaaaaattatttataaatttttatcatattaccAACCCAATTAAATAGTGTTAGTTCATAAGAAtcttctataattttttttgaaagtatCTCATATTGAACTATTCATCGTGTTTTGATCACACAATAATAGTTCATTCaccatatttttcattataaatCGACGGCACACAATTGTACGAGTCTACATAATAAATCTGGTCAAGTAAAGTCGTTTTTCTTTTAACTAAATTATATGtgtgaaaaattattaatttcatgtAAATAATCTTTTTGTCAAAAATTGAATGACCATATTAAACAGGGTTTTTTATTCTAACcatactttttaatatttacaaaatttaaactcgagacattacttaaaaaatttgaattcatttttattCGAACCAACATGATATTGGGTTGTAGGGCTCTTTTCTTTAACCtaaactatttattattaaaaaagtgcTAATTTATAATTACTGATTAGACATACAAATACTTGTCtttagaaaattatatatttcgATGTATGAAAAGGTAAAAAAGATTTTACATAATAATGATTTACATAAAATTAGTATCATAcaatatgtgtatatatatatatatatataaatatttattatttttaagagtGAAGATATACCATGGTCTCTAAGAAAAACGTAGGACATAGTTTGTAtttgagaaataaaaatatagctTTCACTCTTCAAAATAGGAAAATTGAGACATATTTGTCCCCTCAATATTCATCAAAAAACTAGTCATGCTAACTCACTCTCCTTTATATTGGCTTGTAAGTTGACAAGTGTAGTGTAGCAGAGTTGTCTAGTGTGTATTAACGTTCAATACATATTATTCCAATGTTCTTTTAAGTATAATTTAAtccttaaatttaattaaaaagtgaAAATTTGGTCTCTATGATTAATACAAATCAATAactcatttcaaattaaccCTATGCTTTttgtattgaaaaataaatattttaaatatttaataataaaattaaggatattttaacataaatataaatcaattaaatgattttttaatatgtgcgcaaatatttcaaactacataaaacaacaaataaagtatatttttaataaatttgatctTCTATATAATACAGAACCATCCTTTTAGAATATAAAAACCATTAACTaacaaataaaatgtaaatatgactggtattttaattatgattttttttgactTGTTGAAATAACGATTCTTAATTTTTCTCactatatcatttaatttttaggaaccaaaatcattttttttaaatttttttggaaacATAAAACAAGACAAGaaacaaaaccaaaaacaaaaggCATTGTTgttgtgagagagagagagagttcgTGGGTTGCCTTGCCTCGCTTTACTTCGCTGTCGTTTCGCCGGCCAATTATTGCCGTTTTACTGTCTTCTTCAGAAATTCCTTTCTCTCcctccctctctctctctctctctctctctctcttcgaATTCATCTTTCACAGGATGAACGACCTTCTCACTGTAAGTTGACATCTCTAATTCTCTCTCTTTTCACACcaaaattcaattttgatcACTGGGTTTTCACTTTCGTTTCCGTAATTTCAGATTCAACACTCTTTATGCTTTTATTAGGTGGCATATTATAGTTTTTGGTTTTGTGATTCAATGTTATGTTAATTGAGGTCCAATTTCTAGCTTTGAATTTTACACTACGAATCTGAACTCATCATTATGTTTTGAACCTTAAAacgttaaattcatttttattgcTATTGGGAATGAAAAGTTTTCTTGTGTGCTTTGACTCAGATCATAGTAATCCCTATTTAGATTTTGTGTGGTTATGTTCTCTGCTGTGCTAATCAAGTTTTCTTGATTGATGtgattttttgttgtttgaattcattttattagtgatgattttgttgttttttctttattttgttttatatatttttaatttgacttAGATTGAGTTATTGTTGTCCTTTAAGATCAAAGTCTAAgggtagtttttttttttctttcttttcttcttttgttgttgttgcaggATTCATTTGTTAGTGAGGCTAATAATGCTCAGCCTTTTAGACAAGGTGATATTGAAATGGGAATGCAAAGAAGCAACTCGGATATGGGAATGGAAACCTTCAATAAACAGGTACACATAGTGTATGTTTAGTTTCAATTTTGGATGAGGCAAAATTGATTCTGGAAGTgtagaattgattttgacatgtttAGGCGTGCTCGAGTAGAGTTGATTTTGCCTTCagaattgattctaacttaaaGCTAGAATTCATAGTTTTTGCCTCTAGAGTTGATTTTTACTCTCAAATGTATTGTTCCACTCACTTTTACATGAATGTATTTAGATCAATTTACATTCaactcattttaaaatagaatcaattttacataatcaattttttccccgtgttgtcaaatagccgctatagcatagcagaatttgaacaaacagcTATTGACAACAGTGTTTTTATCACCGCAGAATTAAAcaaacacttttaatttttggCCTTTGGTGTTTTGTAGTTTGTAATAGTGTGGATATTTGCTTTACAATAGGACAAGAGCATGTTGTTAGTCTTAGGAGATAATGAAAATGAGAAGTATTGATGCTTCAATCTGTTTTTGTTCAGTATGTCAGTTGAATATCCTAAGTTTAATGAtctcttttgttttgttttattattagatTCAAGATGCTGATAAACAAATTGAAAAGCTCTCTGGACTACTTCAAAAGCTAAAGGTATCAATTATCTTCATCATATAGTACTTTGTAGCAGCAAGTCTCATGCAAAACTGTTACTAAATGCACATTTTGCAGGAAGCTAACGAGGAATCAAAAGCTGTTACAAAAGCATCTTCCATGAAAGGTATTGTTACTATGCAATGCCTGTGATTTTTTAGTTGAAAACACTTCAAGTTGTGTCATCATTCATAAGATTTTTCTGGTAGTGGTTCTGTCAGGAAGTTATAGTCTTGTCTTGCTAGTAACACTGACGcgttgaataaatatttatatttcatattaatttattttgaatatgtcGCATTGGCCATTTTGACATCATGTGTAGGTGAAATTTAATGCTCTTTATATGACTAATAGACTTCTTACATCATTCTCAGCTATCAAGAAGAGAATGGAAAAAGATATTGATGAAGTTGGAAAGACTGCACATGGGGTCAAAGCAAAAATAGAAGCTATCAACAGAGAAGTACTGCAATGCTGGCTgaatattgttttattatatattagtttcttatataaatttcaaatgcgAATAGAAATTTTTTAATCGGGACATGTTTTATGCAGAATCTAAGCAATAGACAAAAACCTGGCTGTGAGAAGGGAACTGGTATTGACAGAGCAAGGATGAATATGACAAAGTAAATTTATAGTACATATCTTTATTAACATATACTTGATAAAACAACACGGTAAGCTGAAAAATCTACTTTTCCTTGAAATCGCAGTGCCTTGACTAAAAAGTTCAGGGATCTCATGACAGAGTTTCAGGTATGCTAGTCTGAAACACAAACACCTAACACTAGAAGCTGTCTTTCCAAGTTTATGTCTATCATCTCATCAATGTGTATGTTGCAGACTCTCAGACAAAGAATACAAGATGAATATCGTGAGGTTGTGGAGAGAAGAGTTATTACAGGTTTGAACATTTTAGCTCCTTGATAATGTTAAACTGTGTTGCATTATGGTAGTACTGCAGTTTTTTTTATCTAgttatttaaaaagtataagGTAATAATGTCCTTGTGTTGTTAACTTTGTGATCGTTTGACTTGATTCTACAGTCACGGGAACTAGGCCAGATGATGAGGTGAGTTTGATTCATGAATTTGTTACTTGAGATGAGATATCCATTAAACATGAGTTTTGGTGTAATTGGTTGTTTAATGACTATGTTAGACGATCGACCACTTGATAGAAACTGGAAACAGTGAGCAAATCTTCCAGAAGGCAATTCTTGAAGCAGGCCGAGGACAGGTACTTGATATATGATTCTTTATTTTaccataatttttaattttgaaaagctATCGATTTATATTATGGCATCTTCTCATTCAATTTGTCTCTTCCTCAAACATAACTGTATCTAGTCAAGTGATTTTTCATATTTCCATCTCATAGACGAGATATTGGTGTCGCCAGAGAATGTTGGCATGTTGCTTCTTGAGCATAAAGGAGGAATATCATgcttttttcatttgtttttgcTTGGTAGAGGAAAAAAGCTCTAATGCAAGATTAGAAGTTTGTCcaaag
Protein-coding sequences here:
- the LOC101502691 gene encoding syntaxin-132-like isoform X2, yielding MNDLLTDSFVSEANNAQPFRQGDIEMGMQRSNSDMGMETFNKQIQDADKQIEKLSGLLQKLKEANEESKAVTKASSMKAIKKRMEKDIDEVGKTAHGVKAKIEAINRENLSNRQKPGCEKGTGIDRARMNMTNALTKKFRDLMTEFQTLRQRIQDEYREVVERRVITVTGTRPDDETIDHLIETGNSEQIFQKAILEAGRGQVVNTVEEIQERHDAVKEIEKKLLDLHQIYLDMAVLVDAQGEILDNIESQVTNTTDHVRMGNDALHTAKSLQKKSRKCMMIAIILILLIAIIIVLAVLKPWKK
- the LOC101502691 gene encoding syntaxin-132-like isoform X1, whose translation is MNDLLTDSFVSEANNAQPFRQGDIEMGMQRSNSDMGMETFNKQIQDADKQIEKLSGLLQKLKEANEESKAVTKASSMKAIKKRMEKDIDEVGKTAHGVKAKIEAINRENLSNRQKPGCEKGTGIDRARMNMTNALTKKFRDLMTEFQTLRQRIQDEYREVVERRVITVTGTRPDDETIDHLIETGNSEQIFQKAILEAGRGQVVNTVEEIQERHDAVKEIEKKLLDLHQIYLDMAVLVDAQGEILDNIESQVNNAVDHVQRGTTALQTAKKLQKNSRKWMCIAIIILLIIVAIIVVGVLKPWKNNNGA